Within Vicia villosa cultivar HV-30 ecotype Madison, WI linkage group LG1, Vvil1.0, whole genome shotgun sequence, the genomic segment TTGCTGATTGCCATGAGTCATTATTCATTCTCCAAGTGTCACTCTATCCATTACTCACTCAATATATTTCTTCCTATACTTAGTAGCAAAGGTAGCTACAACAATAGTGAGCAACGATGAAAAAGGAATCGGAATTGAAAAAACCACGATCAAGACGAAAAGGAGGACCAGAGAATGCATTATGTAACTACAGAGGTGTGAGACAAAGGACTTGGGGAAAATGGGTTGCGGAAATAAGAGAACCTAAGGGTGGTGCTAGGCTTTGGCTAGGAACATTCAACACTTGTATTGAAGCAGCACTTGCTTATGATGATGCTGCAAAAAGGCTCTATGGTGAATCTGCTAGGCTCAATTTGGCACCACCAAAGGGTGCTTCTACAACAACAAGTATAGAGGTTTCAAATGATAACAACTGTAGTGAAGAGATTTCAAATGATAAGAATAATGAGGTGTTGTGGGAGATTCCATGGAGTACTAGTGATTTTGCTGTGGAAGATTTTATGGAATTGAATGATAGTGTACTGGCTGAAGGGCTTAAGGATTGGGATCCATCATTACTAGAGATTTAATTAAAATGCCTTTGGCGTATTATATACTATTACTACTATATGAGTACTtgttactttttttttgtttaacgagAAAATGGAAAAATAATGCATACTACTGATGTACCTTATTTTAGTATTCCTTGTGATAGATGGAAGAATCAGTTAGaatttatttgcaatttttatgtttatgtttaagATGATTTATTTCCTAAAACAAAAACATTTTGAATATAACAAACATTTATGAAGTTTATGTCATTTTAATACACTATTTGAGCATAAAGCAATTATGCTTAGAGATTTAAGTTTTTATTTGAAAGGAAAGGAGATGGTTTTGAAAGGAAAGGAAAAGAAagactttaaaaataaaataaaaatttgatttaaaataataggTTGATAATGTTTTGtggaatttatttttatttaaaaatcaaatttttttaacttGAAAAATTATAAAACTGTACTCAAATGaaagattttttaaataaatcatttaaatttaatttaggtttaattgtaACTttgattctctattttttttttccttttatttttaaaattataattctgATTTATTTTTTAGCTTTCGGTTGAAAAGAGACAAAAATAGATACTAATTTTGTAGAAAAAAGTAAaataggagaagaaaaatcacACATAGAACTTAAAAAGGAACAAATAGTGATTTAACtttgcagaaaaaagcaaaataggAGAATAAAAATCACCcataaaacttaaaaaagaactaaaatagtgatttttaaagtagagggatcaaaataaaaaaaaaagacaaaataggaaaATTAAAATTGCAATTAATTCTTTATGTTATTAtagtattttaaaagttaaagaaaatttaataataatttttttattatttatataaattatttttcataaaaaatattaaaactaaattattttaaaCGAGACTCTGATATCATGTTAAAAAATATAGTTGGATCTAACTCAATCTTATAAAACTGACTTGTAGGATAATGATTGTCTTTACTTATAAGCACGTGTTCAAATAAACTAGTGAATTAGAGAAAATTCCAACTAGTGAATTAGAGAAAATTCCAACTTGTGAAAAAAGATAAATAAGTTAAAGGGAATGACCTCAATGAAATCTTTGAACCCATTTCAAAAGTGAAAACCttataatattttcttaaaaacaaATTTATGTTATCTTTTTAACAGTTGGCTTTTCAAacttttcattttttcatttaaattttaattagtaAGTGTCACAACAAAATCTTTTAAATTATTAACTTTCCGTGAAATATATTGAAAGAGTATTAAGAGTACTCTTCTCCGAATATTTTGAAACACATTTATATATTTTGACATTCATCACAATTTTCAAACACATTTTTTACATTGCATGTTCTTGCCCttgcacaattttttttaaacttattccACATATTTTTAGCATTTGTTTCGACTACTTTATCGATACACACTTAAGACCAACCCCTCACTTATTATAGATTTATGGCAATAGTATTTATATTCATCTTCCAATATGCATTGGTCTTATCACTTTATCACTAAGTTAAGATTTTACCCTATCAATAATATCATACAAGTGTTTtatgtataaaatatttttcGTAGAATATATAGTTTAATCTTGTCTACCTATTAATTTTTCttcatttaaaataaacaaatcaaaCCAACCTAGACTTTAGATACTAATttgttgaagaaaaaaaaatcaaataaatcgaTCTTTTAAAATGAAATGTTTCCTCACATGTGTAACTAAACAGACAATcacataaaatttaaataacataaacagcaaaaaatttaaatgaaaaatttcACTCAAAATAAAAATCTTCCACCATGTAAAATAATGGACACCCAAAAATATTCTTAATAACATTAGGAAAAAACAACCACGCCAATGGTGGAAACCAAGCAAAAATCAACACTTTCACAAAATAAGTatacttaaacaatcttaaagtgaagataatttttttcataaagtATATCAATTTACTAAGTGATatgaaaaacatataaaaaatgtAGTAAAAATTAGCCAAATATATTGCACACCTTTTGGATTTCTCCAATGGACATGGTCCAACAAAAGAAACCAAACCCATATGCTATTAACacaccattttattttattttattatttattttctttatttatgtaGGCTCACTTAAACAAATGACTCACACAAAATTTTCCCTCACAATTTAAATGGAAAGGTGTTGCTCCATCTTAACTGCGATTTC encodes:
- the LOC131616794 gene encoding dehydration-responsive element-binding protein 2C-like encodes the protein MKKESELKKPRSRRKGGPENALCNYRGVRQRTWGKWVAEIREPKGGARLWLGTFNTCIEAALAYDDAAKRLYGESARLNLAPPKGASTTTSIEVSNDNNCSEEISNDKNNEVLWEIPWSTSDFAVEDFMELNDSVLAEGLKDWDPSLLEI